DNA sequence from the Cucurbita pepo subsp. pepo cultivar mu-cu-16 chromosome LG06, ASM280686v2, whole genome shotgun sequence genome:
TGTCGCATCTAATTTGTGTCACACCCACACATAAAATACCTCAACATAACGCTCACCCCATTAACTTcccttctctcttcttcttaataattcatttaacCATTGTCATCCTTTTACTCTCAATTAATTAACTTCAATCACAATACTAATTCATTCAAAGTACAtggattaaaagaaaattcactttattccaactataaataatagattttacgtaaacaaaatattccttacACGTCAggaaaacttctccttagtaaacacgttttaaaactgtgaggttgtcGACGATACGCAACagaccaaaacgaacaatatctgtgtagcgatgagcttggactattacaaatgatatagagtcaaacaccgaagagtgtgccaatgaggatgcCAGGTGTCACAACTtaactatgaagagagtagatTGTGACCTGCACATTGCGACGAGAGCAGTAGCGCTCATTCGGCCACGCGAGGTCACAAAACTTCCCAATTGAAAAGGTCGAACTGTGACACTAGGCATCcagaagggtggattgtgagatccaacattaGTTATAGTGATAggtttggactattacaaatgatatagagccagacaccaaagGATTTACGACACTGACCTTAGTTGAACGGTGAGAGAATTGTAaggtattaatttaattaattaatttataattatttggaaCTCATTGTTATAGCCTCCAGTTTAGTAATTGGTATAGTAAATTGActcttcaaaaagaaaaattggcTTTAAAGTTCTCTTTTTCAAGTCACCCTTTCATCAACCTATTAACAGCgtccttttttttgttttctttttaccaaaaaaagaaaaaaaaaactttataaaagtaataaaattaCGTGCATAATTTGGAAATTACCCTTCTTAATGCTTCtcacatttaaaatatctataaaaattgaaaatttaatattctttccctaatttcttttatttatatatatatatatatatattaaaaaaaatctaatattttGTCGTTATAAACTGTATAAGGTAaatggttattttattatatttaaaaattgaaagcaaGATCAATTAAGATGGTGGGGTATTTGAAGAATAAAAGtagtggttttttttttcaataaaaaagtAGTAATTGCAAAATTAGTTGATTTCAACCGCGTCTTAAGTTAATTGACCTTATCATGTATGCTCGTTCAATCATTAATTCGTCAATTATTGaactttattaattatgaaaaatatataattatggaattctttaaataaaataagtttaaaatctGGAAAAGTCAAATTAGGCAATCAAAATGATGGGAAATTGGTTTTGGAGAAGAAATTATGTGGGGCCACCAAATcatctattattatttcttcGTCTATAGCCTTTATTATATCTGAAATTAAAATGGgaaattaatggaaaaaagagaagtagttattattattaatttaaaaattaaaaattaaaagtattagTTGAAAGTAAAGagaaaactttttttttagaagacaaaaaatggaaaaggaaaaggcgAAGAGggagaattttaaaatggttgaGAATAATGGTGAGGCGACGGGCAAAGGGAGTCCGTGAAGCACGGGAGAGGCGCTGGCAGCCGCCGCAGGAGACCTCAGTACCACTTCCAATAATCTGTGGCTTATATTGTGTACCAAAATATGAACCAAAATCCTGGAGAgaggaataaaacattctgTTACCCAAGTGAAAATCTTTTTCaagtttggagagaagaacaaaacattccttgcAGCAGGTGAAAATCTcgctctaaatttttaaaatttttgagattGACGATGATATATAACGGactaaagtagacaatatattttaatggtGAGCTTTAACTGTTACAAAAAATTGTTTCAAGCATCGAACACACAATATTTAAGacaatgaatttgaatatctatacaaaatttagaagttagatttaaaaacataaagaaaaataacatgaCCCTATGTtgttgaaaaggaaaacaaatttGGCCATGTTTAGAGATAGAAGGGTTAaccataatataaaaaaataaatttaatttaatggtcTTTAATAGATACCTCATTTAAAAAGATGTcgtatcattaaaaaaaaaattaaaattaaaaaggatgATAGAATTTGTACTTGTAAggattataataattaataaacacAGCATTTTACTACTGTTTTTCACTTAAAACTAATTAATGTTACATTTGTGGGTTAGTGTTGAGCTAAGATTGGTAAGAATTTTCTTTACCATAGAGAGAAAGGTTGACTAACTAAGTTAGGAAGAATATGTTGGCTTGTATGGGTATATTTGAATGTTTGTACTCGatctttcaaatattttttttgatgtCGTATGGTCTAAACTATGAGCTCTGACTCTTGCATGGTTCAATTTAGGCTATACACGACAAGCACTTCGATGTATATTTGGATGAGCTTGAATTGTGTCTGTTGAAGTACAACCACACCAGAGACCTTATAATGACTCCAAACAACTACGTAGATCTAATATCAGTGTCTCATACTTTGAATCAAATTCTAATTTgattaaacttttgaaatggaagagattGAGGGAGGAAATATAAAGGCCTACGAGTCCTAATAACTCCCACATTCATAGataagaaaaaggaggaaTATAAAGGGTAAGACTAAAAAAAGAGCATAAACGTGAGAGTGGGTAGAGGTGTCAGTGTTAAGAAGAGGGGGAAATGGCGCGCGAGAACACCGCGGGGGCTGTTTCGCCATATCCACCACAAACAGctacctctctctctctctctctctctctctctctctcccccccTTTCTGCAACTCCACCACTGTCACTtccactttctctctcaactctcccagaaaaaaagaaaaaagaaaaaagaaaaaagaaaaaaagggttcGTTGTTTGAACTTTTCAATAGGCGTGGGACCCAAAGCCCCATCCCCCATCATGTCAAACGTAAACTCAATCTGAATCTGAAGCAAAGGAAGAGAGGAAGAGCACACAAGAACCTCATCCTTCTTCCACATCTCcagctttctctctctctctctctctacaccCATGTGGGACGTGGGCTCCACCTAAACCAGGTATTTAGGGACAACGATGGGACTCTTTCTGGGTCCCATCCCCCATCGTCTTCTTtctttagagagagagaaacagagggGGAGGGAGAAAGTTTTGTCGTAGATGGTGGGACCCTATCAGCTTGATTTGATGGTCTATGGGGCCCTCCTCCTTTTCTAATCCTCCATCTTCTTCTGCTACCAACGGTCTAATtttactctctttttttcattcatactAAACCCTCTTATTTAATGACTGTGGGCCTCATCCCAGTAAATTCACCATTTCGGTCCAATCCATccaacatttatttatatcttcCTGCAACATACCATTTTCTGCATTCTCCTGGGCCTATATAGCTCACTCAGGCCCACTACTTCTTCCTTAATTGGGCCCAGTATTTAAGGTTTTAAGGATGCTGTCATCCAACGTGTAAACAACACACGTGTATTTTATAGTTTTGAATGGGAATAATACAGATTGGAACTCACGTAGACGTAGTACAGCCAGCTAGGGAAGGGAACATTTTGCTTTATAACCCCAAATCTTTGGAGAAGTAGTAGTACAACCAGTGGTTTGGTTTTTTCACAGATCTATAGATATCACCACAGCTGTATCACCCTTTTCCACCTCAAATGTCTTTGAGATCTTCTTGGAGGCATTGACAATCTCCACGTTATATGTCCCCTGAAACCCTCTAAATTTGAATTCACTTTTCTCATCAATCTGCCCACTTGCGTGCGAAAGCCATTCGTGTTTCAGAGCTATGTATCGTTTCCCAGCTTCGTTTATCTCGCCTTCTGCATTCACTAAATGAGAATTGTCCCGGCACATAAACAGCTCCCAGAATCCCCATAACATTATACCTTCTACTGCTGGATGAGCAAAAGCTTCTCGAAGCATCACTTCCAAATCATCGGCTCTAATGTGTTCGTTTATGGACGACACGTCGAGCTCTGTGAACCAGATTGGAAGGCCTAGAATTCCCAATTTGTCTAAAGCAGATCTAACAACTGGTCCCACTGGACTATCAATATGCCCTTGGATCCCAATTCCTCCCACTGGAGCCCCTTGCTCCTGCAGTTGAAGAATTTGCTCCATGTACTTCTCTGGAGAAGACCTCGCGTCACGCCCATCTTCAACGTGATAGTCATTCACAAATAGTAGAGCAGATGGATCGAGTTTGTTAGCATTCTTAAACATATCTGCTCGGATATCTTTGCCAAGATGATCTTGAAAGAACGATCCATGCAACATCTCATTGTTGACATCATAGTGCTTGAACTTTCCCTTGTAGCGTGTCAATAGGCCTGTAAGGCGATTTTGAACAGCAGCCATCATATCATTCTTGTTTAAGGACTGAATCCATTGTTGTACTGTACTCTGCACTTCCCAGAAGATGCAGTGACCACGAGTCTCTATGTTGTGGCTCTTGCAGAAATCCAATAAGTCATCAGCATCCTTATAGTTGAAGTTTGCTTGCTGCGGCTCTGTCCAATACCACTTGAGCTCATTTCCAAACACAGCCCAGTTGAAATTCTTGACGAAAAACTCGACAAAATCTTCGTGGTCAATGTTTGTTCTACTAATGCAAGTCCCAAAAGGAAAACTGTTCTGCGTTTGTCTGACTTTTATAAATGTGCCACTAGAGCTGGATCCTGAGAACTTGAGGGTGATATCACGCCTGCGGATCTGAAGGAGTccaattaaaacaataaaagcgCAATCAGCAATAATAAGTTGCCGAAACGAGAAAAGTTAAAAGTCATGATGCAGAAAACGAAACCTGAAGAATTAAGGCATGTTAAGAACTAATATTGCACATCAAACTAGATAAGCATTTACCATAAAGTTTGATTTACGAAGAGTATAGTACTTCACGCTAAGAATACTGTACCAAGATGATGGATTTCATTCTTAAggaatcaatattttataatttcttcctctacCTGACTCTGTGTGGTGCATCACTCTCTAAATTTTACCTTATCTGTCTGCGTTCTCAAATATCTAAACCTTGCATGGCGGTCAACAGGGAAAATTTGAAGTCCGGCAACCATTAAGTCGACACCTGGAGCAGGGCCTTGTATATAAACCATTATCTTTGCTGCTTGCTTTTCAATCCTAAAGGAACCCCCAATTTCATGCCATCGATCATCACTGATCTCGACTTGCCCTCCATTGACCCATTGGTTATCCACTCCGAGAGCAACATTGACATTTTGTGCACCAGTTGCCCCAGAGCCAATCTTGACCCAAGCAGACACTTGATATGTGAGAAAGAGTTTCACCTTATCGGTTATCATCTGACCGGGACCCATCCAAGTTTGTGTGCGATTTGTCACGAGAATGAAGCGACCACTTAGACGTTCGGAAGGGCCAAGGGAGTCTCTGGCCATAGGAGGAACAATATGTGGTGACCCTGTTCCAACACTTAGTGTACAACTTCCAAGGGGAAACCATCCATTGGTGCTATTACTTAGATTGCTGTTCTCAATGATATTGACTCCATGGGCTGAATTCTGCACGatagaaacaaagaacaataAGTCACTCTATAAACTCATACAATAAAGCAAGTCTGGAAACTCCTAAAATAGATCTGCAATTGCTCATTCAAGCACCTCAATACGAAGTGGGGGTGAAGGATGAGTCTTTTGTGCATGCTTGACAACAAGACTATCAATGAGAATATCGACCCCCGAAGGTGGACCTTCAATATAGATGACAACCTTTGATGGGGAAGCATTTAAGAGAAACTTCCCCTTTAATTGTACCCAATCCTTGTCTGTTGCCTGCACACTTCACCAAATCAATCGCTTATCAGTTTCTTCACAAACTGTAGAAGTTTCTTTATATCAAGGtggaaaaagataaaaggaaagaCTAACTTGGCAATTCCGATATATTGTTCACGAGAATTTGGTGATTGCACCCATAAAGTAGCCCGTACATCAGTAGTGGTGATATTGTTGCCAGATACACGAACAACAGCAGCAACATCATAAGCAAGCTTTCGCTGCACCCTTCCTGTGATCTCCTGCTGAATCCCGTTCCAGCTCTGTGTGCGTTTGGTTGCAGAGGCAAAAAACTTCCCAGACTGTGGGAGAACTTTT
Encoded proteins:
- the LOC111797582 gene encoding uncharacterized protein LOC111797582 isoform X3 — protein: MNYPSIHMLISASVGVSGSLQGSADVVATLKLLYKDSTTNYLCIGRTSVLKEKWEKLEGTFSLSTMPDRVVFYLEGPPPGIDLLIQSVEITCTGLNELETGNANACNGNLILNPNFNDDPKNWSGRGCKIALHDSMCNGKVLPQSGKFFASATKRTQSWNGIQQEITGRVQRKLAYDVAAVVRVSGNNITTTDVRATLWVQSPNSREQYIGIANVQATDKDWVQLKGKFLLNASPSKVVIYIEGPPSGVDILIDSLVVKHAQKTHPSPPLRIENSAHGVNIIENSNLSNSTNGWFPLGSCTLSVGTGSPHIVPPMARDSLGPSERLSGRFILVTNRTQTWMGPGQMITDKVKLFLTYQVSAWVKIGSGATGAQNVNVALGVDNQWVNGGQVEISDDRWHEIGGSFRIEKQAAKIMVYIQGPAPGVDLMVAGLQIFPVDRHARFRYLRTQTDKIRRRDITLKFSGSSSSGTFIKVRQTQNSFPFGTCISRTNIDHEDFVEFFVKNFNWAVFGNELKWYWTEPQQANFNYKDADDLLDFCKSHNIETRGHCIFWEVQSTVQQWIQSLNKNDMMAAVQNRLTGLLTRYKGKFKHYDVNNEMLHGSFFQDHLGKDIRADMFKNANKLDPSALLFVNDYHVEDGRDARSSPEKYMEQILQLQEQGAPVGGIGIQGHIDSPVGPVVRSALDKLGILGLPIWFTELDVSSINEHIRADDLEVMLREAFAHPAVEGIMLWGFWELFMCRDNSHLVNAEGEINEAGKRYIALKHEWLSHASGQIDEKSEFKFRGFQGTYNVEIVNASKKISKTFEVEKGDTAVVISIDL
- the LOC111797582 gene encoding uncharacterized protein LOC111797582 isoform X1 — its product is MRRACACCFASQSPDINHQNPNSDKPSQSFVVTQNSTQTNNASEASGAMEEHPTKLSPPRAANILLNHDFSMGLQYWHSNCCNGYVTLAESNYRDELSINSYAKYAVVTDRNECWQGLEQEITNNISPGITYSVSASVGVSGSLQGSADVVATLKLLYKDSTTNYLCIGRTSVLKEKWEKLEGTFSLSTMPDRVVFYLEGPPPGIDLLIQSVEITCTGLNELETGNANACNGNLILNPNFNDDPKNWSGRGCKIALHDSMCNGKVLPQSGKFFASATKRTQSWNGIQQEITGRVQRKLAYDVAAVVRVSGNNITTTDVRATLWVQSPNSREQYIGIANVQATDKDWVQLKGKFLLNASPSKVVIYIEGPPSGVDILIDSLVVKHAQKTHPSPPLRIENSAHGVNIIENSNLSNSTNGWFPLGSCTLSVGTGSPHIVPPMARDSLGPSERLSGRFILVTNRTQTWMGPGQMITDKVKLFLTYQVSAWVKIGSGATGAQNVNVALGVDNQWVNGGQVEISDDRWHEIGGSFRIEKQAAKIMVYIQGPAPGVDLMVAGLQIFPVDRHARFRYLRTQTDKIRRRDITLKFSGSSSSGTFIKVRQTQNSFPFGTCISRTNIDHEDFVEFFVKNFNWAVFGNELKWYWTEPQQANFNYKDADDLLDFCKSHNIETRGHCIFWEVQSTVQQWIQSLNKNDMMAAVQNRLTGLLTRYKGKFKHYDVNNEMLHGSFFQDHLGKDIRADMFKNANKLDPSALLFVNDYHVEDGRDARSSPEKYMEQILQLQEQGAPVGGIGIQGHIDSPVGPVVRSALDKLGILGLPIWFTELDVSSINEHIRADDLEVMLREAFAHPAVEGIMLWGFWELFMCRDNSHLVNAEGEINEAGKRYIALKHEWLSHASGQIDEKSEFKFRGFQGTYNVEIVNASKKISKTFEVEKGDTAVVISIDL
- the LOC111797582 gene encoding uncharacterized protein LOC111797582 isoform X2; amino-acid sequence: MRRACACCFASQSPDINHQNPNSDKPSQAMEEHPTKLSPPRAANILLNHDFSMGLQYWHSNCCNGYVTLAESNYRDELSINSYAKYAVVTDRNECWQGLEQEITNNISPGITYSVSASVGVSGSLQGSADVVATLKLLYKDSTTNYLCIGRTSVLKEKWEKLEGTFSLSTMPDRVVFYLEGPPPGIDLLIQSVEITCTGLNELETGNANACNGNLILNPNFNDDPKNWSGRGCKIALHDSMCNGKVLPQSGKFFASATKRTQSWNGIQQEITGRVQRKLAYDVAAVVRVSGNNITTTDVRATLWVQSPNSREQYIGIANVQATDKDWVQLKGKFLLNASPSKVVIYIEGPPSGVDILIDSLVVKHAQKTHPSPPLRIENSAHGVNIIENSNLSNSTNGWFPLGSCTLSVGTGSPHIVPPMARDSLGPSERLSGRFILVTNRTQTWMGPGQMITDKVKLFLTYQVSAWVKIGSGATGAQNVNVALGVDNQWVNGGQVEISDDRWHEIGGSFRIEKQAAKIMVYIQGPAPGVDLMVAGLQIFPVDRHARFRYLRTQTDKIRRRDITLKFSGSSSSGTFIKVRQTQNSFPFGTCISRTNIDHEDFVEFFVKNFNWAVFGNELKWYWTEPQQANFNYKDADDLLDFCKSHNIETRGHCIFWEVQSTVQQWIQSLNKNDMMAAVQNRLTGLLTRYKGKFKHYDVNNEMLHGSFFQDHLGKDIRADMFKNANKLDPSALLFVNDYHVEDGRDARSSPEKYMEQILQLQEQGAPVGGIGIQGHIDSPVGPVVRSALDKLGILGLPIWFTELDVSSINEHIRADDLEVMLREAFAHPAVEGIMLWGFWELFMCRDNSHLVNAEGEINEAGKRYIALKHEWLSHASGQIDEKSEFKFRGFQGTYNVEIVNASKKISKTFEVEKGDTAVVISIDL